In the Acidobacteriota bacterium genome, one interval contains:
- a CDS encoding glycosyltransferase family 39 protein — MNASSDASGAQQRRTLDRWLPLALIQPLLLGAVLRLWKLPGQILAGDELHGVRAALADPIPVLLTTYRTADPCLPLSAFYRWLMDRGWSLSELDLRLPVVVASLLAVVLLPMLVRREVGRGSALAFGWLLAVAPPLVVYGRMARPYGIVVLLAGVAVLSFYRWWRPGGDRRWIFGAVYAVTAPLAVYFHLPAAPFVAAPFVFALGDGLHSGELRQRWRGLVAVGAGALAGIAAFALPARESLAAVVAAKQGASQWSAEILGPVAQLLAATDSTLVTALFWIGVATGLVWSCLRNPRFAAYTATLVAIHLLVLWWSAPFGAFSPLIVARYLLVILPLLLIWLAVALAELAQLLAIGAGKGLPWPLAQRAAWTAVAVVMAGWLLQGPMGWPEWRKSNFLMHDDLLRFHQPPGHRPEARQAEVGPTRSILPEAYRRLVDQGSLLEYPFRPAWRFARAPYLYQREHGRWVRVAMLDPGLCDERLSFTNAVCPRPEEILASPSRYLIVHLDLRAEEDAVAGRRARRDVRRPGRWQVYAAAARRLAENLEQRWGRPTVAEEGILIWNLDDVRARRGRSTID; from the coding sequence TTGAACGCCTCCTCGGACGCGTCTGGCGCCCAGCAGAGGAGGACCCTCGACCGCTGGCTGCCGTTGGCGTTGATCCAGCCGCTGCTGCTGGGGGCGGTCCTGAGGCTGTGGAAGCTCCCCGGCCAAATCCTCGCCGGGGATGAGCTCCACGGCGTGCGGGCAGCGCTGGCAGACCCGATCCCGGTGCTCCTCACCACCTATCGCACGGCGGATCCCTGCCTTCCCCTCTCCGCCTTCTACCGCTGGCTCATGGACCGGGGCTGGAGCCTCTCGGAGCTCGACCTGAGGCTGCCGGTGGTGGTGGCGTCGCTGCTGGCCGTGGTGCTGCTGCCGATGCTCGTGCGCCGGGAAGTCGGCCGGGGATCAGCGCTGGCCTTTGGCTGGCTGCTGGCGGTGGCGCCGCCGCTGGTGGTCTATGGGCGCATGGCCCGGCCCTACGGCATCGTGGTGCTGCTGGCCGGGGTGGCGGTGCTGAGCTTTTATCGCTGGTGGCGCCCGGGAGGAGATCGCCGCTGGATCTTCGGCGCGGTCTACGCCGTGACGGCGCCGCTGGCAGTGTATTTCCACCTCCCCGCGGCCCCCTTCGTGGCGGCCCCCTTCGTCTTTGCGCTGGGCGACGGACTGCACAGCGGCGAGCTACGGCAGCGCTGGCGCGGACTAGTGGCAGTAGGCGCCGGCGCCCTCGCCGGCATCGCCGCCTTCGCGCTGCCGGCCCGGGAGTCGCTGGCGGCGGTAGTGGCGGCCAAGCAGGGCGCCAGCCAGTGGTCGGCGGAGATTCTGGGACCGGTGGCCCAGCTGCTGGCGGCCACCGATTCCACCCTGGTGACCGCCCTCTTCTGGATCGGCGTCGCCACGGGCCTGGTCTGGTCCTGTCTGCGCAACCCCCGCTTCGCCGCCTACACCGCCACCCTGGTGGCCATTCACCTCCTGGTCCTCTGGTGGTCCGCGCCCTTCGGCGCCTTCAGCCCGCTCATCGTCGCCCGCTACCTCCTGGTCATCCTCCCGCTGCTGCTGATCTGGCTCGCCGTGGCCCTGGCGGAGCTGGCGCAGCTGCTGGCCATCGGGGCCGGCAAGGGATTGCCGTGGCCTCTGGCGCAGCGAGCGGCGTGGACGGCGGTGGCGGTGGTGATGGCGGGCTGGTTGCTTCAAGGCCCTATGGGCTGGCCCGAGTGGCGGAAGAGCAACTTCCTGATGCACGACGACCTGCTGCGCTTTCATCAACCCCCCGGGCACCGACCAGAAGCACGACAGGCCGAGGTCGGGCCAACCCGCTCCATCCTCCCCGAGGCCTATCGCCGGCTGGTGGACCAGGGATCGCTGCTGGAGTATCCGTTCCGCCCCGCCTGGCGTTTCGCCCGCGCGCCCTACCTCTACCAACGGGAGCACGGGCGCTGGGTGCGGGTGGCGATGCTGGACCCCGGGTTGTGCGACGAACGGCTGAGCTTCACCAACGCCGTGTGCCCGCGGCCGGAGGAGATCCTCGCCAGCCCCTCCCGCTACCTCATCGTGCACCTGGATCTCCGGGCGGAAGAGGACGCGGTGGCAGGCCGGAGAGCGAGACGGGACGTGCGCCGCCCCGGGCGCTGGCAGGTCTACGCCGCCGCCGCCCGCCGCCTGGCGGAGAACCTGGAGCAGCGCTGGGGGCGCCCGACGGTCGCCGAAGAGGGGATCCTGATCTGGAACCTGGACGATGTACGGGCGCGGCGAGGGAGATCCACGATAGACTGA
- the eno gene encoding phosphopyruvate hydratase, whose product MFTIEEITAREILDSRGNPTVEVDCYLADGSWGRAAVPSGASTGVREALELRDGDERYLGKGVTRAVEHVTDLIAAEIEGADSREQAQIDHMLLRLDGTGNKGRLGANALLGVSLAVAKAAAACCGLPLYRYLGGPSATVLPVPMLNVLNGGAHADNSVDIQEFMLVPIGFDSFSEGLRAGVEIYHGLKSVLKKRGLVTAVGDEGGFAPNLKSNREALDLLVEAIEKAGYRPGEQIALALDVAASEMVDQRQGDTITYALDGEGKKGLSSDDLVSLYSDWLDAYPLVSIEDGLAEDDWSGWQRLTAAIGERVQLVGDDLFVTNPEILAQGIEQGLANALLVKVNQIGTLTETLEAVALARDHGYANVISHRSGETSDTTIADLAVATRAGQIKTGAPCRSDRVAKYNRLLRIEEELEETASYPGAKAFPRWRP is encoded by the coding sequence ATGTTCACCATCGAAGAGATCACCGCCCGCGAGATTCTGGACTCCCGGGGGAACCCCACCGTCGAGGTGGATTGTTACCTGGCGGACGGCTCCTGGGGACGGGCGGCGGTGCCCTCCGGCGCCTCCACCGGCGTGCGCGAAGCCCTGGAGCTGCGGGACGGCGACGAACGCTACCTGGGCAAGGGCGTGACCCGGGCGGTGGAGCACGTCACCGACCTCATCGCCGCCGAGATCGAGGGCGCCGACAGCCGCGAGCAGGCACAGATCGACCACATGCTCCTGCGCCTGGACGGTACCGGCAACAAAGGCCGGCTGGGAGCCAACGCCCTCCTCGGCGTCTCTCTGGCGGTGGCCAAGGCGGCAGCGGCGTGCTGCGGTCTGCCCCTCTACCGCTATCTCGGCGGCCCCTCCGCCACCGTGCTGCCGGTGCCCATGCTCAACGTGCTCAACGGCGGCGCCCACGCCGACAACTCGGTGGACATCCAAGAATTCATGCTCGTGCCCATCGGCTTCGACAGCTTCTCCGAAGGCCTGCGAGCGGGAGTGGAGATCTACCACGGGCTGAAGAGCGTGTTGAAAAAGCGCGGCCTGGTTACCGCGGTGGGCGACGAAGGGGGCTTCGCACCCAACCTGAAGAGCAACCGGGAGGCGCTGGACCTGCTGGTGGAAGCTATCGAGAAGGCCGGCTACCGGCCCGGCGAGCAGATCGCCCTGGCCCTGGACGTGGCCGCCAGCGAGATGGTGGACCAGCGTCAGGGCGACACCATCACCTACGCCCTCGACGGCGAGGGCAAGAAGGGCCTGTCCAGCGACGACTTGGTGAGCCTCTACAGCGACTGGCTCGACGCCTACCCGCTGGTCTCCATCGAAGACGGCCTGGCGGAGGACGATTGGTCCGGCTGGCAACGCCTCACCGCCGCCATCGGCGAGCGGGTGCAGCTAGTGGGGGACGACCTCTTCGTCACCAACCCGGAGATCCTCGCCCAGGGCATCGAGCAGGGGCTGGCCAACGCCCTGCTGGTCAAGGTCAACCAAATCGGCACCCTGACGGAGACCCTGGAAGCGGTGGCCCTGGCCCGGGACCACGGCTACGCCAACGTCATCAGTCACCGCTCCGGCGAGACCTCCGACACCACCATCGCCGACCTGGCGGTGGCCACCCGGGCGGGACAGATCAAGACCGGCGCTCCCTGCCGTAGCGACCGGGTGGCCAAATACAACCGTCTGCTGCGCATCGAGGAAGAGCTGGAAGAAACCGCCTCCTATCCCGGTGCCAAGGCGTTCCCCCGCTGGAGACCGTGA
- a CDS encoding methyltransferase domain-containing protein, with translation MATNSHGPKLHVGCGDKRLEGWVNIDNQDLPGVDMVADVTGGLDFKNCEAVYAEHFLEHLAIDDALSFMEESHRVLADGGVLRLSTPNLDWVWKTHYYLGAEADLKTQMAIHLNRAFHGWEHQFLWNREILAQALTACGFEDLRWHRWGESERPLFQKLERHETYEDDDELPHVLIVEATKGRSRRGELKELRAVIQRDFLNHMKG, from the coding sequence ATGGCGACCAATTCCCACGGACCCAAACTCCACGTCGGCTGCGGCGACAAGCGGCTGGAGGGATGGGTGAATATCGACAATCAGGATCTCCCCGGCGTCGACATGGTGGCGGACGTCACCGGCGGCCTGGACTTCAAGAACTGCGAAGCGGTCTACGCTGAGCACTTCCTCGAGCATCTGGCCATCGACGACGCCCTCTCGTTTATGGAAGAGAGCCACCGCGTTCTCGCCGACGGCGGCGTGCTGCGGCTGTCGACGCCGAATCTGGATTGGGTGTGGAAGACCCACTACTACCTGGGTGCCGAGGCGGATCTCAAGACCCAGATGGCCATCCACTTGAACCGCGCCTTCCACGGCTGGGAGCACCAATTCCTGTGGAATCGTGAGATTCTCGCCCAGGCCCTCACCGCCTGCGGTTTCGAGGATCTCCGCTGGCACCGCTGGGGCGAGAGCGAGCGCCCCCTATTCCAAAAGCTCGAACGCCACGAGACCTATGAGGACGACGACGAGCTCCCCCACGTGCTCATCGTCGAAGCCACCAAGGGCCGCTCCCGCCGCGGCGAGCTCAAGGAGCTGCGGGCGGTGATCCAGCGGGACTTTTTGAATCACATGAAGGGGTAG
- a CDS encoding septum formation initiator family protein: MSAAGGARTPPALSIATVTAEPTPERNPLRPFVGITLGLLLLLLVAGGMKSYSDLRQARQRVAELEQEIGVAKERIETLERFIRRLETDPNILERLAREELGLVEPGDVVIVLPEEPAPEPPAGEPLAP, from the coding sequence GTGAGCGCCGCGGGAGGGGCACGCACTCCTCCCGCGCTCTCCATCGCGACCGTGACCGCCGAGCCCACCCCCGAGCGCAATCCCCTGCGCCCCTTCGTGGGCATCACTTTGGGCCTGTTACTGCTGCTGTTGGTGGCCGGCGGAATGAAGAGCTACAGCGACCTGCGCCAGGCGCGGCAGCGGGTCGCTGAGCTAGAGCAGGAGATCGGCGTCGCCAAGGAGCGCATCGAGACCCTGGAGCGCTTCATCCGCCGGCTGGAGACGGACCCCAACATCCTCGAGCGGCTGGCCCGGGAAGAGCTGGGCTTGGTGGAGCCCGGGGACGTGGTCATCGTGTTGCCGGAAGAGCCGGCCCCTGAACCTCCCGCCGGCGAACCTCTCGCCCCTTGA
- a CDS encoding decaprenyl-phosphate phosphoribosyltransferase gives MLLPLVRSLRPVQWSKNLFVLAPLVFAGQLFHPLVVLRAVLALAVFCAAASAVYLFNDLRDREADRQHPLKRHRPLAAGTLSPALAVVAALILASLALAGSLWLGKAFSAILALYLVFNTGYSLGLKHVVILDVLIVALGFVLRVLAGSAAIDVAVSRWLALCTIFVALFLVLSKRRHEIKLLADKAGLQRSVLDHYSAPFLDQMINVVTASTVVCYALYAVSPETVAKFHTDYLIYTLPMVLFGIFRYLFLIYQSTGHRNPTETMLTDVPFLANLGVWTLAVVWIIYFQ, from the coding sequence ATGCTGTTGCCCCTCGTGCGCTCGTTGCGACCGGTCCAATGGTCGAAGAACCTCTTCGTCCTCGCGCCCCTGGTCTTCGCCGGCCAGCTCTTCCACCCTCTGGTGGTACTGCGGGCCGTCCTGGCCCTAGCGGTGTTCTGCGCCGCCGCCAGCGCGGTCTACTTATTCAACGACCTGCGGGATCGGGAAGCGGACCGCCAGCACCCCCTCAAACGCCATCGCCCCCTGGCCGCGGGGACCCTGTCGCCGGCGCTGGCGGTGGTGGCGGCGCTGATTCTCGCATCCCTTGCGTTGGCTGGTTCGCTGTGGCTGGGAAAAGCCTTCAGCGCCATCCTCGCTCTCTATCTGGTCTTCAACACCGGCTACAGCCTGGGACTCAAGCACGTGGTGATCCTCGACGTGCTCATCGTCGCCTTGGGATTCGTACTGCGGGTGCTCGCCGGCAGCGCCGCCATCGACGTCGCCGTCTCCCGGTGGCTGGCCCTGTGCACCATCTTCGTCGCGCTCTTCCTGGTGCTCTCGAAGCGCCGCCACGAGATCAAGCTGCTGGCGGACAAGGCGGGGCTCCAGCGTTCGGTGCTGGATCACTACAGCGCCCCCTTCCTCGACCAGATGATCAATGTGGTCACCGCCTCGACGGTAGTGTGTTACGCCCTCTATGCAGTCTCCCCGGAGACGGTGGCGAAGTTTCACACCGACTATCTGATCTACACCCTCCCCATGGTCTTGTTCGGGATCTTCCGCTATCTTTTTCTAATCTACCAGAGCACCGGCCACCGCAACCCCACCGAGACCATGCTCACGGACGTGCCCTTCCTGGCCAATTTGGGGGTGTGGACCTTGGCGGTGGTGTGGATTATTTACTTCCAGTGA
- a CDS encoding glycosyltransferase family 39 protein: MRQPLHLPPALAWIFTAALFVALSAFGAWTHWVEEVGTAERDGYVVQAERILQGELPRDPYRPPLYSLATAALSLATALTPFDAARLLSNLAAAALVLLAFCLARRLVGPEADEGTRRRAGFGALALTAVNPNLWILGQHVATDMFFAALAAGVFLVGLAYLQRPRLGTAALAGALLGLAAFTRGNAIFLLPALLLAWWLAPKSGDKDYDGNGSRGSEEQTGGAEGMDRPSLGDRLRNLRWRDLGLAALAYGAFLSPLGWIRWRVFGDPFYSENYKNLAWKLYGYPDWSYLDRVPFESLGQIILADPLGVATGMLEGLQRFATGGLPQLLGTGLHALVLLAGAALAVGWRRRTAGWLVVGLTAALAATALAFFTWGRLLLYLLPALNALGAAGLALTSRGMDGAIPPHPRWRLRWRDLLLALLVVLLAAKTFGFRLPAFVDRHPVTEIATLRALEDELPEGRSLAGLTPFLDRYLERPYVALPDAFGEEVEDPALYFRRLRSILGDEDVAFVVASPLDLRDRPDALVGAEKLPPWLVPWAPDEDPELAEQMERRGVRVWRVEL, from the coding sequence GTGCGCCAACCCCTCCACCTTCCACCCGCCCTCGCCTGGATCTTCACGGCTGCACTCTTCGTCGCGCTGAGCGCCTTCGGTGCCTGGACGCATTGGGTCGAGGAAGTGGGCACGGCGGAGCGGGACGGCTATGTGGTCCAGGCGGAGCGAATCCTGCAGGGAGAGCTGCCTCGGGATCCCTACCGGCCGCCGCTCTATTCGCTGGCCACGGCGGCCCTCAGCCTCGCCACCGCGCTCACCCCCTTCGACGCCGCCCGCCTGCTTTCCAATCTCGCCGCCGCCGCCCTGGTCCTGCTGGCCTTTTGCCTCGCGAGGCGGCTGGTGGGGCCCGAGGCCGACGAGGGGACGCGCCGACGGGCCGGCTTCGGGGCCCTGGCGCTGACCGCGGTCAATCCCAACCTATGGATCCTCGGCCAGCACGTGGCCACGGACATGTTCTTCGCCGCCCTCGCCGCAGGGGTGTTCCTGGTCGGCCTCGCCTACCTACAGCGGCCCCGCCTCGGCACCGCCGCCCTCGCCGGGGCCCTGCTGGGGCTGGCGGCCTTTACCCGCGGCAATGCCATCTTCCTGCTGCCGGCGTTGCTGCTGGCCTGGTGGTTGGCACCAAAAAGCGGCGACAAAGACTATGACGGCAACGGTAGCCGCGGCAGCGAAGAACAAACCGGGGGGGCCGAAGGGATGGATCGCCCCAGTCTCGGGGACCGGCTACGGAACCTCCGCTGGCGGGACCTGGGCCTGGCGGCCCTGGCCTACGGCGCCTTCCTGTCGCCCCTGGGATGGATCCGCTGGCGAGTCTTCGGCGACCCCTTCTACAGCGAGAACTACAAAAACCTGGCCTGGAAGCTCTACGGCTACCCCGATTGGTCCTACCTCGACCGGGTGCCCTTCGAAAGTCTCGGCCAGATCATCCTGGCGGATCCGCTGGGGGTGGCGACGGGAATGCTGGAGGGGCTTCAGCGCTTCGCCACCGGAGGCCTGCCCCAGCTCCTGGGCACCGGGCTGCACGCTCTGGTGCTGCTGGCCGGCGCGGCCTTGGCGGTGGGCTGGCGACGGCGCACGGCGGGATGGCTGGTGGTGGGTCTCACCGCCGCCCTCGCCGCCACTGCCCTCGCCTTCTTCACCTGGGGTCGCCTGCTGCTCTACCTGCTGCCGGCCCTCAACGCCCTCGGCGCCGCCGGGCTGGCCCTTACGAGTCGCGGCATGGACGGAGCGATTCCTCCCCACCCCCGGTGGCGCCTGCGGTGGCGAGACCTCTTGTTGGCCTTGCTGGTGGTGCTACTGGCGGCCAAGACCTTTGGCTTCCGGCTGCCGGCCTTCGTCGACCGTCATCCAGTGACCGAGATCGCAACGCTAAGAGCGCTGGAGGATGAGCTGCCGGAAGGCCGGAGCCTGGCGGGGCTGACCCCGTTCCTGGATCGCTATCTGGAGCGCCCCTACGTCGCCCTCCCCGACGCCTTTGGAGAAGAAGTGGAGGACCCGGCCCTGTACTTCCGGCGCCTGCGCTCGATCCTCGGGGACGAAGACGTGGCCTTCGTGGTCGCCAGCCCTCTGGATCTGCGAGATCGGCCCGATGCCTTGGTAGGAGCGGAGAAGCTGCCGCCCTGGCTCGTGCCCTGGGCTCCCGACGAGGACCCGGAGCTGGCAGAGCAGATGGAGCGCCGGGGAGTACGGGTTTGGAGGGTGGAGCTTTGA
- a CDS encoding acetyl-CoA carboxylase biotin carboxylase subunit, protein MNESARAQRSLRKVLVANRGEIAVRVLRGLKDRGIRGAVVYSEADRRSLPVLLADEAYCIGPAPSSESYLRADAIVQLAKEIGADAIHPGYGFLSENADFARACRDAGVIFIGPSPEAIAAMGSKVESRRLMMDAGVPVVPGGRDPLPDLEAAKKAADEIGYPIMLKAASGGGGKGMRMVPSADELPSAYRAARSEARASFGDDDVYAEKFVVQPRHVEIQILGDEYGKVVSLGERECSLQRRHQKVVEEAPSPVVDADLRRRMGEAAVLAAKAVNYVNAGTVEFLLDANGEFYFLEVNTRLQVEHPITEMVTGIDLVSAQLDIASGLPLGDRFDGIEPKGHAIELRLYAEDPYRGFVPSPGLIRRLRWPQGPGIRVDAGVYEGSEVPIHYDPMLAKLIIYGADRQQAMRRMGRALAEMRIEGIRTTTPLYGALLEDEDFLAGRLDNDMLDRKLAAGELQPVVHERLEDLPFIAAALAHFEYSESHSTRSETPQGHRSGWRQSARTALMRSGSWT, encoded by the coding sequence ATGAACGAATCTGCTCGTGCCCAACGTTCGCTGCGCAAGGTGCTGGTGGCCAACCGAGGCGAGATCGCCGTACGCGTTCTCCGCGGTCTGAAGGATCGCGGCATTCGCGGTGCGGTGGTCTACTCCGAGGCGGACCGCCGCAGCCTGCCGGTGCTGCTCGCCGACGAAGCCTATTGCATCGGCCCGGCGCCTTCCTCCGAAAGCTATTTGCGCGCCGACGCCATCGTCCAGCTGGCGAAGGAGATCGGCGCCGACGCCATCCATCCCGGCTACGGCTTCCTGTCCGAAAATGCTGACTTCGCCCGCGCCTGCCGCGATGCCGGCGTGATCTTCATCGGTCCCTCGCCGGAGGCCATCGCCGCCATGGGCTCGAAGGTGGAGAGCCGGCGGCTGATGATGGATGCCGGGGTGCCGGTGGTTCCCGGCGGCCGCGATCCCTTACCGGATTTGGAGGCCGCCAAGAAGGCCGCCGACGAGATCGGCTACCCCATCATGCTCAAGGCCGCCAGTGGCGGCGGCGGCAAGGGCATGCGCATGGTTCCGTCGGCGGACGAGCTGCCGTCGGCCTACCGCGCGGCCCGCTCCGAGGCTCGGGCGAGCTTCGGCGACGACGACGTCTATGCGGAGAAATTCGTCGTCCAGCCGCGCCACGTGGAGATTCAGATCCTGGGAGACGAATACGGCAAGGTCGTGTCCCTGGGAGAGCGGGAGTGCTCGCTCCAGCGGCGCCATCAGAAGGTGGTGGAGGAAGCTCCGTCGCCGGTGGTGGACGCCGACCTACGCCGGCGCATGGGCGAGGCGGCGGTGCTGGCGGCGAAGGCGGTGAATTACGTCAACGCCGGCACGGTGGAATTTCTCCTCGACGCCAACGGCGAGTTCTACTTTCTGGAGGTCAACACTCGCCTGCAGGTGGAGCATCCCATCACCGAGATGGTCACCGGCATCGACCTGGTGTCGGCGCAGCTGGATATCGCCAGCGGCTTGCCTTTGGGGGATCGCTTCGACGGCATCGAGCCCAAGGGCCACGCCATCGAGCTACGCCTCTACGCCGAGGATCCCTACCGCGGCTTCGTGCCCTCGCCGGGGCTGATCCGGCGCCTGCGCTGGCCCCAGGGACCGGGCATCCGGGTGGATGCCGGCGTCTACGAGGGCTCTGAGGTGCCCATTCACTACGATCCCATGCTCGCCAAGCTGATCATCTATGGCGCCGACCGCCAGCAGGCGATGCGGCGCATGGGGCGGGCGCTGGCGGAGATGCGCATCGAGGGCATCCGCACCACCACGCCGCTCTACGGCGCGCTGCTGGAGGACGAAGACTTCCTCGCCGGCCGCCTGGACAACGACATGCTCGATCGCAAGCTGGCTGCCGGCGAGCTCCAGCCGGTGGTCCACGAAAGGCTCGAGGACCTGCCCTTCATCGCCGCCGCCCTCGCCCATTTCGAGTACAGCGAAAGTCATAGCACCCGGAGCGAGACCCCCCAGGGGCATCGTTCCGGCTGGCGCCAATCCGCCCGCACGGCGCTGATGAGGAGTGGCTCATGGACCTGA
- a CDS encoding cation:proton antiporter, with amino-acid sequence MRRAWLGVAILAALLAFHQGAAPDSVGSAVSGLAIFGGSEDGPQPVAVVAAQDGSAQASGENSQDSSDGGSSDEGTSEEPHGSAQASGQEGSHGAGSHGGSSESAGAGHSGHSSPVTPVLLALVIILTGAKLFGEVFERISQPAVLGELIFGVILGNLALVGFTGLEFISSDVGITILAEIGVILLLFEVGLESNIREMLSVGPSSLMVALLGIVAPFLLGWGLSALMLPNLETLVHVFIGATLCATSVGITARVLADLGKLQSRETKVILGAAVLDDVLGLVILAVVQGAIVAAGTGEELAAGQMGMIIVKALVFMVGAIVVGSWVSPRMFNLASRLHIKGVLLTLALAFCFLLSSLANLIDLAPIVGAFAAGLILDELDYKQFLGDETEDRHLEDLLHPINQFLVPVFFVVMGTKVDLSTFAQDGVLGFALLLSLVAVIGKMICALGVLEKGLDRLSIAVGMVPRGEVGLIFAGVGANLMLNGHPVIDNAELSAVVIMVIITTLLTPPVLKYTLARGDRIKAAREAAG; translated from the coding sequence ATGCGTCGAGCATGGCTAGGTGTGGCCATTCTGGCGGCACTGCTTGCATTCCATCAGGGCGCAGCCCCGGATTCCGTTGGTTCTGCGGTTTCCGGTCTGGCGATCTTCGGTGGGTCGGAGGACGGGCCGCAGCCGGTGGCGGTGGTGGCGGCCCAGGATGGCTCGGCGCAGGCGTCGGGGGAGAATTCTCAGGACTCTTCTGACGGGGGCTCCTCGGATGAGGGCACTTCTGAAGAGCCCCACGGCTCGGCCCAAGCCTCGGGGCAGGAGGGCTCCCACGGTGCTGGCTCCCACGGTGGCAGCTCCGAGTCTGCTGGCGCCGGTCACAGCGGTCACAGCAGCCCGGTGACGCCGGTGCTCTTGGCCTTGGTGATCATCCTCACCGGCGCCAAGCTCTTTGGCGAAGTCTTCGAGCGCATTTCCCAGCCGGCGGTGCTGGGGGAGCTGATCTTCGGCGTCATTCTAGGCAACCTCGCCCTGGTGGGCTTTACCGGTCTGGAGTTCATTTCCAGCGACGTGGGAATCACCATTCTGGCGGAGATCGGCGTCATCCTGCTGCTCTTCGAGGTCGGGCTGGAGAGCAATATCCGCGAGATGCTCTCCGTCGGTCCTTCCAGCCTGATGGTGGCTCTGCTGGGCATCGTCGCGCCGTTCCTCCTCGGTTGGGGGCTGTCGGCGTTGATGCTGCCGAATCTGGAGACCTTGGTGCACGTCTTCATCGGCGCCACCCTCTGCGCCACCAGCGTCGGCATCACCGCCCGGGTGCTGGCGGATCTGGGTAAATTACAAAGCCGCGAGACCAAAGTGATCCTCGGTGCGGCGGTCCTCGACGACGTGTTGGGGCTGGTGATCCTGGCGGTGGTGCAGGGCGCTATCGTCGCCGCCGGCACCGGCGAGGAGCTGGCCGCTGGTCAGATGGGCATGATCATCGTCAAGGCCTTGGTGTTCATGGTCGGCGCCATCGTCGTCGGCAGCTGGGTCTCACCGCGTATGTTCAACCTCGCCAGTCGGCTGCACATCAAGGGGGTGCTGCTCACCCTCGCCCTGGCCTTCTGCTTCCTGCTCTCGTCCCTGGCCAACCTCATCGACCTGGCCCCCATCGTTGGCGCCTTCGCCGCCGGACTGATCCTCGACGAGTTGGATTACAAGCAATTCCTCGGCGACGAAACCGAGGATCGTCACCTGGAAGATCTCCTGCACCCGATCAATCAATTCTTGGTGCCGGTCTTCTTCGTAGTCATGGGGACCAAGGTAGATCTCTCCACCTTCGCTCAGGATGGGGTGCTCGGCTTCGCCCTGCTACTCTCGTTGGTCGCCGTCATCGGCAAGATGATCTGCGCCTTGGGGGTGCTGGAAAAAGGCCTGGACCGGCTGTCCATCGCCGTCGGCATGGTGCCCCGGGGTGAGGTGGGCCTGATCTTCGCCGGCGTCGGCGCCAACCTGATGCTCAACGGTCATCCGGTGATCGACAATGCGGAGCTGTCAGCGGTGGTGATCATGGTGATCATCACCACCCTGCTGACCCCGCCGGTGCTCAAATACACCCTTGCTCGCGGCGACCGCATCAAGGCTGCTCGGGAGGCTGCGGGTTAG
- a CDS encoding Fic family protein, translating into MPHSFRPGFLASMPISQTLLRAIREIGELRGKQLLHERQAPQALQALRQAAVIQSTQSSNRLEGILAPLKRLEGLALRKIQPRNRPEQEIAGYQAVLSTVHSNHEDMPFTTGVVLQLHRDLYQYAPQEGGRWKIADNEISETKPDGTRFVRFQPVPAHQTSESMEVLHQRFRDQQAQDQVEPLVLAAAYVLDFLCIHPFLDGNGRMARLLTLLLFYQAGFTVGRYISLEKLVEDNREGYYSTLLASSQGWHEGKHDLRPWVEYFLGVVLLGAYRELESRTGELTMARGAKSDMVVEAIGRLPVSFRYSDIAANCPGVSRPTIRRVLKKMRDQGQIKCVKSGRNAVWNKL; encoded by the coding sequence GTGCCCCACTCATTCCGGCCGGGTTTTCTGGCTTCGATGCCGATCTCTCAGACGCTCTTGCGGGCCATCCGTGAGATCGGAGAGCTTCGTGGAAAACAGCTTCTTCATGAGCGACAGGCACCTCAAGCTTTACAGGCTCTTCGGCAAGCTGCGGTTATTCAGAGCACGCAGTCGTCGAACCGACTTGAGGGGATTCTTGCTCCGCTAAAGCGGCTGGAGGGGCTTGCACTGCGAAAGATCCAACCACGGAATCGACCAGAGCAGGAGATCGCGGGCTATCAGGCAGTTCTCTCCACAGTTCATTCGAACCACGAGGACATGCCGTTTACCACAGGCGTTGTCTTACAGTTGCATCGCGACCTCTATCAATACGCGCCTCAGGAGGGTGGGCGCTGGAAGATAGCTGACAACGAGATCTCTGAGACGAAGCCTGACGGTACACGTTTTGTCCGTTTTCAGCCGGTTCCAGCTCATCAAACTTCGGAATCGATGGAAGTACTCCACCAGCGCTTCCGCGATCAACAGGCACAGGACCAGGTCGAGCCATTAGTGCTGGCGGCCGCGTATGTCCTTGATTTCCTGTGCATTCATCCGTTTCTCGATGGCAACGGAAGGATGGCTCGCCTACTAACTCTTCTTCTCTTCTATCAGGCTGGATTTACAGTCGGGCGGTACATTTCTCTAGAGAAACTGGTCGAGGATAATCGCGAGGGATATTACTCGACTCTGCTCGCCTCTTCTCAAGGTTGGCACGAGGGAAAGCACGACCTGAGGCCTTGGGTCGAATACTTTCTTGGAGTTGTGCTCCTGGGGGCCTATCGAGAGCTGGAGAGTCGCACTGGCGAATTGACGATGGCGCGGGGGGCCAAGAGTGACATGGTTGTCGAGGCCATTGGCAGGCTTCCTGTCAGTTTCCGATATTCCGACATTGCGGCCAATTGCCCAGGAGTATCGCGGCCGACAATCCGCCGTGTACTCAAGAAGATGCGCGACCAAGGCCAAATCAAGTGTGTCAAATCTGGCCGCAATGCCGTTTGGAACAAGCTCTGA